Below is a genomic region from Excalfactoria chinensis isolate bCotChi1 chromosome 25, bCotChi1.hap2, whole genome shotgun sequence.
tgtgtgTATTAAACACGCTGCAGTGATGTGGAACAAGGGCTGGAATGTCACTGATGATTGTTGGTTATCGGTACCCCACACCACAGCACCATGTCGTGCACTGGGAGCTAAAGAGTTCATCCTGCGGGCACTGGAGAAGACAGACTCCTGCATTccccagcaggctgctggctgtgctgttctCATTCCTGCTTAGGGGCAATAATACATGTAAGGCCACAGTAGCTCATCTGACATCCCTTTTCCTTCcactctcctccctgctgctccaccTGACAGCGCGTCTCCCCTCGGCGTTACGGTGAGGCCTTTCCACCTCTTGGACACTCTCATTCTATTGGATTGATCAGCTTCAATCCTCGTTATATGGTATTACAGTGTGTTACCGTGCATTCCCATTCCATAGTTAGTAAAttactttctttctcctcagatcgttgctgctgtttttcattgttttggtGTCCCTGGATTCCCCTTTCCTAAGGCATGGATTCACAAATCCCTCTGCATTGTTGCTCACGGAACCGGGCCGAACCAGCCCATAACCCACTGACAGCTCCCCTCCCATCAGTGGTGAAGATGGCGCTTTGTGGCCTTGTTCCCACCAGGGGCGGTTCGTTCTACGATGTCGTGTGTCCCCTTGGGCCAACATTACCCCTTTGGCACTGAAATCCAAGCCCATTCCTCTCCATCTCTATTCCCAAGGGATCCTCCTTCCCCACCCTCTCCCCAGTGCCAGATTTCATCTCCAACCCCCAAAATTGGCATTTCCAGGTTCCAAATTCATCCACCCTTTCACAGCAACACCATGGAAGGCACCGCTGGAGCTGGGAACTCCTCCCCAGCCAAGCTGTCATGGATTTGTACCTTTTGCTATGGTATCCCACCTCATCACATcctgtggagcacagagaagaagaactacatggCCCAGAGGAACTCAGgttcaattagattgtattctATTGTGTAATCTTGCATCCCGACATCGTAGTAAGtcttcctccttagatcgttgccgctgctctgtttgtttccttagcccagctcccatctcacTACCCCTTTCCATTCCCATTTTGAGGGGCCAGGGAGCCCAAAGGCCTACTacccccctgtcatggacacaGATTGATCCAGataacaggttgcccaaggaggctgtggatgccccatccctgcaggcattcaaggccaggctggatgtggctctgggcagcctgggctgctggttggtgaccctgcacatagcagggggttggaactggatgatcattacgttccttttcaacccaggccattctatgagtctgtgactCTCACAGCCCCCACCAGAAGCCTGTCCGTGCCCAGGACAGGAGCAGCTGTGCAATGGCACAGACATCTTTACCAGGGCATCCAAAGTTGCTCCTCTGAGCTATTCCTGGGTATTCCAGCCTTGGGCTGGGGGCAAACCCACGGGGTCTGTCCCTCCTGGGCAGACCCTGTGAGCTCATAGAAGGCGTCACTCGGCCTTGGCAGCTGTCAGCCATTATGACATCGGAACCTGCCGTCCTACTGAGCCAcgcagcagagctgtgcagcactgcagtcccGTGAGGAGTGCAGAGCAGGCGAGTGGAGAAGAGGTGCTTGTGTCCTGGGAGGAGAGCAAGCCATTCTCTGTGTCTGTTAGAGGAGTGAAGGTGCCAAAATGCCAGCCCAGCTGGGCAGGTGGGTGCAGCAGGGCCCACAATGTGGGGAGGGGAAGCCAGAATCACtgcgtgctgctgggctttcTCCAGCCAGGCAGCCCAAACTCCCTTTccgtgggcacagccctgctcctgctctggGGAGAGCCCAACGGGGCAAGGCTGCTGCCCCCCATGGCACAGCAGAGCCCTTCACTCTCACGTGTCCCACGGGTCCTGTGGCACTAAGCAGCTCTTGCTAAAGGGCCCCCCCTGGACTCACATCCCTGCTGGGCAGAGGAACCCATGGCAGCCGTCTGCTAAAGGATCCCAGGAGACCGTGTGTGTCCCTGTGCAGGGCCGTGATAACCACCATCTGATCTCTCCCTTAGGCAATGTGTCGCCCgagagaggggaaggaggacTCCCGTCCTGCCTCTAGCGGTCCTTTCCGGTGAGTGTTCCCCAGCCaaagccatcccagcacagccggGGAGCGGGACTGTCCCACACGGCGTGTCCCCGCTGGGTTGGGAGGAGGGAaatgggctgcagggctcagagcagcctggCAAACTCATGGTCTCTCCTGACCGATGTCCCCCACAGCTGGAGCCTTCATTTGGATTTTGGGAGCATGGAGAAATGACGTCCTGCAGGTCAGTGCTACGCTGCGCGGCAGAGGCCAAAGCTCCGCCCTTCTGCCTCCGTGGGGACAGTTCGGCCATGGGCTCATCGCTGCTGAGACAGAGGGTGGGCCCTTGAgccaggctgggggctgccttggCAGCAGGAGGGCTTTGGGGTGGCAGCATCTTCCCAGcgcccagcacagagctcggGCTGAAGGCAACAGCGCATGGGAAGAAGGAGCCTTTGGGCCATCTGTGGCACTGGGGAGTCCGGAGGGGATGGGAAAGCgaagggagaagcagcagatgctCTGCAGCAATGGAGGGCTGAAGAGCCCAGCTTTGGGCCGCGGTCCTCTGCaaagtgctgggaagcagccgGAAATTCTGCCATTGTTTCCCTGGGAAGCTCCTTTGGAAGCTCCTTGTGCTCCTGGTGCTTCCTCCCATCCAATGCCTTTCTCTTCCAGGTGGTGTCTGCAGGACCTGGGCAGGAGCTCCTGTCTCTGGGGTAAGGACACTTCCTTGCCACTCACCTGGCTCTGTAGGGTGGCCTcagctggctgtgtgctctATGCACGCCTTCGCCTCGTGCCCAGGGCTCCAGCCTTTCCCATCTGTACGGTGAAGGCAGCCCTTGGCAAAGCCAAGGAACTAAAAGGGCTGGGGGATAAGGAAGGGCACAACCCCCTGGAATCCTTCACCTCGTGGCACTGGAACATGGACCTGCAGGGTGGACATGGCTGAACAAGACTTGCTTTGTCTTTGCCTTCAGGAACCCACTGGTTCAGCTGTCGGCCAGGAAGGAGCTCATTGCTGAGTCACTCTCTGATGTCCTGGAAGAGAACGGGATCCACGGACTGAAGAGAGAGGTAatggcactgctgcctcctgtttCCTTTCAGCCTTTTACAAGGACAGATCTGTGCTCTGGCTGCCCGCCCCACACCTGGCTATGGGGCTCAGCCTCCCCTGTGTCTTGgaactgctctgctccccttcctgagagctgctgctggtacAGCTGGGATCAGggtgctctgtgcagagctctgGATTCCCCCATGGCCGAGCCCCAGCCAGGCACTGGCTGGGCTTGCCTTGGAGGCTGGACGTGGCCCCTTCCAAGAGACTTGTGTGTCAGGTTCTAAGCTGGAAGGGCCATTCTCTAGGTCAGCTgcaactgcagctctgcagggcctgGCTGGCTCAGGGCACGATCTGACTGCCTGCCCAGGCTGTTGTGCAGCAGACACAAGGCTGGCAACAAGGGGATCAGGCAGAGCCCAAAGTCCATCTTTGCTGTGTCTCTGGAGTCCAGTGGCTCATCAGGGCACACCTGGAAAGACACGGAGCCTTCCCTTAGCTCTTGGGTAGGACTCCCTGCTCACACCCACCTCCTGTctttgtgctcactgctgtctcTCCATTCCCTATTTGTCACCAGGAAATTCTGCAGCTGACACGGCAGGAGATCGAGACAGCCATGGAAAACAGCAACTGGATGCCCAACTGGGCTCTGAAATCCTTGGGTATGTCGACAGCTTCTCTACCCTCAGCTTTGCGCCTGATACTCCCCAGAacctgcccagctctgctttctgtcacaGTGATCTCACAGAGCTTTAGGCTGGCTGAGGTCTGAAGGGACCTTAAGACCATCCCAGCCCAACTCCCTGCCACTGACAGGGCTTTGCATCAaggtgctcagggccccatccaacctggtctccAACACTTCCAGGAACGGGGCATCCATGGCTCCTCTGGGCAGCACATTGCAGGGCCTCACCGCCCACTGGGGGTCAAGAATTTCCTCCTCACATCCCATCTAAACCCCCCATCTCTCAGACTTGACAAACCcttctcctctgctcccagggctgaccggCTCTTTGCCCcaatcagtgcttcaggccgggactcagcagttcccatacacagCAGGAGGGATTCTGCACCCCAGAGCCCCACCAAGAGCTTTGGGCAATGAGCATTCAGTCCTTCAGCTTGTCTCTGGGCCGTCCCAGTGCACGTCTGTCCATCTTGATTTCAGGTGCCACTGTTGATGTGGAGAGGACAACCAAGAGTTACGGTGGGAAAGGCTGGatttctcccctcttttcctCCGCGAAGCCCCCTGAGACCCTCTTGCAGGTAAGGCATGAGAAGTGGTGACTGCGGGCTTCCCCCCCTtgcttcccccctccccccacagacaccccatagagccccataagggCCCCCCTACGTCCCCTAGTTCTTCCTTCCCCCAATCCTTCACCCCCATCTTTTTCCCATCCTCCCACCCCCCaatcctccctccctccccatcctccccccaatccttcccctccatcctcaccccatTCTGGCTGCTCATCACTTTCCTTTGGCCCAGCATTGCTGCTCATCCCACACTCTTCCCATCACTGACACCAGCGTTGGGAGGGTGCTGGGCTGACAGATGCTGGGAGGGCTGCCCCGCCACCTCTGTGcaagcagagaaaggcaactGAGCCCAGAGCTGTTGTCCAACCCTTTGCATCTTGCCCTCCCGTCCCTTGAGTATCGTTCCATGACGGGCAGCCCCATAGCAGACAAGGTCTGTGCTCCCTGCCCACCATCCAGCTCTGGCGGCTCTTTGCCTGATGGACGCGTTTCTCTCCTTTCAGCCCGATgtttctgctggcagctgctgggctttccAAGGCTCTCGGGGCCACGCAGTCATCCAGCTGCCGGAGAACATCTGGCCCACGGCTGTCACCATGTGGCACGTCTCCAAGGCGGTCTCTCCCTCTGGGGATGTCAGCAGCGCCCCCCGAGACTTTGCCATCTTGGTaaggctctgcctgctgctgctaatGGAGGGTCCCGAGGAAACAGCTTTGCCACTGAGCCCCATAAGAACCCATAGAACCCCTATAGagctcatagagccccataagagCCCATAGAAACCCTATAGAGCCCCAAAGACACCTAAAAGAACATCATAACCACaacataagaccccatagagctgcagaagagctcATAGGGAACCAAAGAGCCTCATGGTGCCCCACAAttgccccatagagccccataagaccccatagaacttTTATAGAGCCCCAGAGACAACAAGCAGAGCACCATAACCACAGCAAAAGACCATAGAGAGcccccacagacaccccatagagtcccataaTGCCCGTAAGACCACATAGAGTCACACAAGGGCTCATAGAGAACCAAAGATCCTCATGgtgccccacagacacccaACAGAGCCCCGTAACTGCCCCAAAGAGCCTTGTAAGACTCCATAGAGCTGCACAAGAGCTCATAGAGAATTGTAGAGCCTTACGGTGCCCACAGACACCCCATGGAGCCCCGTAAGGGCCCCACAGACACCCAACAGAACCCCATAACTGCCACATAGAGCCGTGTAAGACCCCATTGAGCCACACAAGAGCTCACAGAGCACCACAGAGACACATAgtgccccacagacacccaACAGAGCCCCATAGGGGCCCCACAGACACCCAATAGAGGGTTGGAAGGGCTCCCACCTTTGGTGTGTTCTTTATGGCATGGCCTGCCTCAGTGTGACCGCCATCATCTCTTGTCTTTCAGGGAGTGGATGAGAACGAAAACGAAACTCTGCTGGGGTCGTTCTTCTATGACGTGGATGGAGAGATCGCCCAGACCTTCCATGTTCAGGTATGGCAAGTGCAAGGGGGGAGGGCCGGGCTGCCTGCAAGGCACGGGAAGAAAGAGCTTTCCTGCCCACCCTCTGCTCTCCAACATGGCCGACTCCCATGGGGTCCCTGTTGGAAGcctttgggggggggagggggatgtAATTAATGACCCCAAATCACCCCCAAAATTAGGACCCCCCCCTATAAATTGAGCCCCCTCCCCATATTTAATGGGTCTGGGACCCCTAATTAACCCCTTGTAATTAAAGGGCCTttggggaaagggaggggaacccCTAATTACACCCCTATAATTAAAGGGCCTTTGTGGGGGGGGGATCTGATTAATGACTCAAATCAGCCCGATAATTGAGACCCCCTCACCCTTAAATTGACTCCCCCCCCCAACATTTAAAGGGTCCCCTAATTAACCCCTTGTAATTAAAGAGCCTTTGGCGCggggtggggctggggagggggatgTAATTAATGACCCCATGGGaagcactttttgtttttaatcttcccATGCCCATAACGAAGCCTCTCCTCTGCTACTGCTGCACTTATATACTGAgaccttgaaagaaaagaattgtatcttgttctaaatgcagaaacaacatttgattcccacactgATAAGATGGGTGATAACAAGAGGGGGGGGTCTGCATGCTAAACAACTATTGAATATGGATCCGAATTGCAGGAAATCATTGACTATCTATTAGGTTTACCTATATCTATGGGGAGAAcagtgggatctatggggcactatgagATCTATGGGATGCAGTGGGATCTATGGGGAGAAcagtgggatctatggggcactatgagATCTATGGGATGcagtgggatctatggggtgaacagtgggatctatggggcactatggggcttTGGTCCCATAACGAAGCCTCTCCTGTTTGTATTGGCAGGAGGAGCCCCTTCAAGCCTATCAAAGGATCAAAGTGGAAGTGCAGAGCAACTGGGGGAACATGGAATACACCTGCGTGTACTGGGTGGAAATCCATGGGAACCCCTAAAATCCCCTAAAAAACCCCTAAAAACCCCTAAAATAACGCTAAcacccgcccccccccccccaaaataaataaataaataaataaataaaaactaataaACCCTAAAAACCCCTAAACTCTGATGTCTACCAGAGGGTTTTAATTAGGGATTGATCATTCAATGAAGAGATGCTGATAACTTTCTGCCCACCTCGAGGCTggttggggggagggagaagctGCGGGGCTGAGTTGGGTGGGTGTTTGGGGGGGCACCAGGGAGGGGTCCAGGGCTAAGGGGgtgggggctgtgggctgctctGCGTTGGCTCCATGCTGCCTCTGCGGTGCTCAGGGCCTCTGCTTGGTGTGGGGAGCTGCACTGCATTCCACTCCTACTTCCCCCCAATCCAGGGTACCTCACTGCCCCCCTTTCCACCCTCCCAACACTTCACCTACAACACCCCCCCCCGCCGTCCCtccttatctctctctctgacCTCCAGGGTCACACTGTCCCCCCTGGTCCCCCTCCCATCTGACCTTCAGAGCCCCCGCACTCCAGTTCCCCTATTCTGATTCCTACAGCCCTCTTGGACTCCCCCCCACCTCAGTTCCCTACCCCCATTCTGACCCCCAGGGTCCCTTCCCcaaccccaccccatcccacccttCCTATTCCCCCATTCTGATCCTCTCCCCCCACCAATATCCCCCCCCAGTCCCCCATTCCGACCCCTAGAGTCCCCTATCCACCACCTCACCCCCCATGAAACACCCCATTCTGTCCACCAGCTCCTCTGTCCCCCCCAGCAACTCCCCCTATTCTTACCCTAAGGGtcctttcccttccatcccatcccatcccatcccatcccatcccatcccatcccatcccatcccatcccatcccttctaTTCCCCTTTATGATCCTTTTACCCCTTCTCATATCCCTCTCAGTTCCCTCATTCTGACCCATAGAGTCCCCTGTTGTCTCCCCAGAATCACCCCAGTGAGTCCCCCTGTCCCTTCCCGAAGGgtccctcccccatcccacccctcctATTCCCCCATTCTAATCCTCTTCCACCCCCCATATCGCCCCCAACCCCCCATCcacaatcaccaaggttggagaagccCTCCAAGCTCCCCCACcacccacccatcaccaatagctctcatTCAACCACGGCCCTCAATGCGgcatctccatccccaccaccccctgCGCAGCCCATTGCAGCCCCCAACCACTCTTTAGGAGCAGCACTATTCCCTcacgtccagcctgaatctcctctaGCACAACTGGAGACCATTCCCTcccatcctatcactgttacacGGGAGCACAGGCCGACCTCcagctcatcacaacctcccttcaggagcCTTGAGGTCTCCCCTGTGCTCCTCTTCTCCACGCTGACCCATCCTGGCTCCCCATCAGCCCCATCAGgttctccagacccctcacGGCTGCACCTCAGCCtcattgggttggaagggacctcaaggatgatgaagctccaaccccccatgcttggcagggccaccaaacttccactattgactagatcaggttgcccagggtctcacccaacctggccttcaacacctccaaggacggggcatccacagtctccaTGGACatcctgttccaggacctcccCGCTCTcatagcaaagaacttccccctgacatccaacctaaatctgccctctttcaacttaaatccatttccccttgtcccgctattatcagcccttttgaagagcttactcccctcctggatataggtttCCTTCAGGTACTTTAGGCTGCAATGAAATCACCCCCTGGATATAGCATAtgggttcccttcaggtactgaaaggctgcaatgaggtcaccccgcagccttcttttctccatgctgaacaagctcagctccctccgcctgtcttcatagggcaggtgctccagccccctgaccatcctcatggccctcctcaggaccctctccaacagctccatgtctttcttgtactgagggctccatacctggacacagcactccagatggggtctcacaagagcagagtagagagggacaatcacctgcctatccctgctggccacccctctcctaaTGGAGACCACACCGCCAGCCCAGCTGGGGACAGCCGCTTGGAGTCGGGTAGACTGTGCCAGCGCACCCGAACCGCCACGGAAGTGACACCTGGCCTCTGCCGGGGAACGACCGAGTGGATCGGAGCAGAGTCCACCAGGAGCCAGGAGGACCCCGAGCcgtgtgtcatggttttgtgctgttgctgtcaacattctacatcatgacatcatgtgcagtatgaatcattaactgagggtacaaatagtggcaaactgttttggtggtataagaaagtgtagttgtcAATGGCATACGGAAGTGTAATcgagggtatgtggaagtgtaacagagggtatgtggaagtgtggaaggttcatgctcccgttctgtggaatggcagcatcccgagtactcagctcttggaggagaactacatatcccaggggacgacgcggccagagacgaatcaccggaggaggacacatatataatctcgctcccaggctggaacgtccttcttttcgctctatctatcgctttggagcgctccatccctgccgtctcgctctatcagcaacgttccagcccgttgcctagagatcacagtaggcccccccgttctcggggactctttttctctctttctctctctctctctgtcttgttcgatttattagccgcaattatattgtatcgtattgtgttatcttgtattccaatatctTATTTGGTAAagtaagttttctccttagattgctgccactgtttttgtccatttccctccttccaggggcagcagcctctatcacaggtaaatctaggtaacccattTACACCGTGCTGCGCTGCTTCAGTCCAATGGCTTCATGATGGGCAGCGCCGCGTGGTTAGTGCCAGGGGGcagcaagggcacattgctgagcGAGAGCCAAAAGAGGAGAGGCTGGAGGACAAGAGTGTCTGGTGGCCATTTTCAATTGGTTTGTTggcttcttcctccttcctccagccTGCACGGTGGACTCGGTACAGCGAGCCACGAGGcactgcctcctgctgcctgcctgcctgcctggcaGCAAGAAGCGCTGCTGGAGATGGGAGACAGGATTGTCGGGTTGGGTGcagcaaaggaggaaaatgaggGAAACCCAAATACTTGTGAGTGGTCATTGCATCTTAGGTCTGGGCTCAGCCCGTGCAGCAGTACCTCGGGGCTGGGGCCGAGCccggtgcctggggctgtgctgcctgcaggagggctgcggggctggggcagccggtgtgggtgcagcacatgggcatgggggagggccagcagcagggagggcgcTGGGCCTGAGCCCCGCTCGTGTtggtcacagcacaggggcCGCAGGGGACGCCAGGAgcgcagagcagggagggccgAGCTGTGTGCAGGCCAGGGCATGAAACCTTCCCTcggcagctgctgagcttttccCCCACGTCTGCAGACTCTCCgatgaggctctgcagcaaagccagccgGGCCATCCTGATAGTGCACAAGGGGTTAGGAAAGGGCACAGCAGAGCGGTCattgaagagcacaaagcagcgaAGCACAGCACGAGCCATTGACTGCCTGCACAGACGAGCTTCTGCAGGCACCTCCGTTGGAGATCTGCGTACTGAGTGTGGGCGGAACgtgaagggagaggaggagaggaggggaaggaaggcaaagaaaggaaaggaaaagaggagtccaaaaggccagagcaggaaaggagaaggaaagctccGTGCCGCCGGCGCCACCCGCCAGGAATCCGGAAGCGAACCCCCCCACAGGCCCGGGCCGGCCCCAGGCCGCCCTTAGCAACGGGACGGCGCAGGCGGTTGCTAGGGCCGGGGCAGGAAGTGCTTCCTGCCGGCCGAGAGCGCTTCCGGGGCAGCGCGGCGTGGCGGCGCGGAAGTTTGAATGGGGCCGGTAGGAgcgggctgtgtgctgccagcggggccgggccgcggtgCGGGGCACGGAGGGATGTCGGCGGAGCAGCTGGCGGTGCTGGCGGCACGCAGAGGCGATGCGTGCGGTGCCAGCGAGTGCGGAGCTGAAGGAAGGTGAATCCATGTCCTTCCTCTGGCTGTCGGCGAGCGGGACGAGTcagggctgcagttgtgtgtgATGGTGTTTGTTGCTGGGACCGGCTGCCCGAGCAGAATGGGGGCAGCGAGAGGGAGGCTTGACAAGCGCCCGCAGTCAGCAGCACGGCCCGTTCCTGCCCGCCTTGTTGCTGCCGTTGTGAGTCTGTTGGATGTGGAAGCTGGAGGTATTAATGGTGGGTCGTGGTTGAATCCCCCAAGAGGCCGCCCAAGGAGAGGCGCTGGATGGCaacatggagagcagagcttgtgTGTCCCAGGAGGCAGGCGTAGTCAGGTCCGCTTTGGAGCCTGCTGTTGTTGGCGCTGAGCTCAGGAGCCCCATCAGCGTGGTGCTGCGTGCTGCGTATGGCAGCCCGAAGAGATTCCCTTGTGGTGGAAGGGGGAGGCCGAAGGAGGCCGAAGGAGGCCGAAGGAGGCCGAGGGCCCTTTGCTCAGGGCcggctcctctgtgccctcttgCTGGCCGGAGAGAAGGGCTGCCCGCTGGGCACAGCGAGTGCCTTCTGGCTGCCGTGCCgtgccctgccctccagccccctcctcatgcCATGTGGAAcgccagtgccagcagtgccagcagcgcGGCCGCCATTTTAGAACCCTGGCCATGTCACAGCCGTCGCCTTGGTCACCGCTGCCCCACGCAACGCACTCGCCTCTCCGAGCTCTGGCCGTCAACAGCCATGTGGGCAGCCAAGAGAGCGAGGCTGGAcgatgggcaggatggaggtgggaagATGGAGCCAGGGACCGCAGGATCCAAGAGGAAGAGGGGGCCCGCCATGACCATCGGGCAGCAGACAGGCAAGAGAGCCCGTTCCCATCGCGCCTGGACCAGCCCCGTGACCACCTCCGTGGAGCCCATGGAGATGGATCCACCTCTggacgagcccatggaggtggatccacctctggacgagcccatggaggtggatccacctctggacgagcccatggaggtgggtCCGCCCGCggcacagctggcctggcaccacACCACCGTGCCAGGCCCCGCATCAGTaccaccagggctgcagcatcgctGGTCCAGGCGCAGGGCTCCTTCCCATCTGCGCGGCCCCCGCCCCCGGCATTAGCCGGGAGGCTTCATTTAacatctgctcctcctctgcgGGTCCCCGGTCCCATCTTAACCCTCCTATGTCCCATCTTCACCCatttgtattgtttgttttcttgttaagTTTAGTTGTGGGGTTAGGAGTAGTttattgtttgtgtttttgattAGGAGTAGGTGttactgttcatgttttagtgTTAGGAGTAGACGattgttcctgttttagagttaggcttaggttactgttggtgttttattgttaggtgtaggtttttgttcctgttttagagttaggcttaggttactgttCGTACTTAGAGTTGGGTGGgttcctaccagcagctggcagcaaacagcgctCACTCGGTAAGCACACGCCTGCTTTCTCACCCGAAGACGTGAGTGCTGCTCCATGAGTGCGGAGATGTGCTGacatctcccagggatgggatttgcagCTTGTGACTCTTGTGTTGCAGGTTGTCGAGGGGCAGCGCGTGAGtggctgtgaaatgcaattgggcttcaggagagcagtctgGAGCTGCGTCTGGAGCTGCCATAGTAAGGTAGGTGTGCCTTACTGTAAGCGtgctctgaagcagtgctggttaAGCACGGCTCACTCCCCTGTCTTCAAcagatcagctttctgctcgctttatttctgtggctgg
It encodes:
- the LOC140262665 gene encoding SUN domain-containing protein 2-like is translated as MPAQLGRQCVARERGRRTPVLPLAVLSAGAFIWILGAWRNDVLQVVSAGPGQELLSLGNPLVQLSARKELIAESLSDVLEENGIHGLKREEILQLTRQEIETAMENSNWMPNWALKSLGATVDVERTTKSYGGKGWISPLFSSAKPPETLLQPDVSAGSCWAFQGSRGHAVIQLPENIWPTAVTMWHVSKAVSPSGDVSSAPRDFAILGVDENENETLLGSFFYDVDGEIAQTFHVQEEPLQAYQRIKVEVQSNWGNMEYTCVYWVEIHGNP